A section of the Synechococcus sp. PCC 7502 genome encodes:
- a CDS encoding plasmid replication protein, CyRepA1 family, with protein MFSQALRPIEVLSLPDFEAFKAKMRSLFIRGSGIHPDLFEQFRFISDIDTSYSGEWSSELYDILGFDYKRFRHSANANMYALLLENEDRSIWQVVLSDPSDPRGYRYVTPTGNGNKAFTPPIPVSIRQKISDRYGVDVPLTRSFWDWYNDHRELNLITTEGGKKSLATLSEGIVAIAVYGANCLKSPDLIPYIGDRNIIIALDQDTKLKAKITVNQGKRAGVSFARKHGAKSVNIAVWNPNQGKGLDDLKIQSGVEVLESVLNNAIAATSNPSEWHQLSPDLVLNQRWCQNIVIPDSAKLVVLRSPMYTGKTAGFLFEQVQRAKDKNQKVLVITHRTQLIEELCNNFGLRTKYELSTGTKSEQSDKRLEANIYGLGYVVDSLHPDSSEPFDATQWHDALIIIDECEQVLAHTFNSSTDIDKHRLEVLAQIKQLIVQTANSEYGRIILSDAGLTQLSIDFVQKQLRQPMSQYVVVNQYKFSESESWNISSYQNPIQVWSKLYERLDSGDHLLIHTDSQQFKGKQSGVNIEAMLNKKYPHLKTLLIDSKTIANPDHPAYQAIARGLDTTLVNYDVVIATPAIETGVSINLKGHFNAVFGFFCGVSSVDSTLQTLARLRDPVDRFVWFATRGLGFIANGSAKYQELINQATRQTAKNISLLKNFGDRGIDLNPNLIALETWAKMSAKTNAGLANFRKFCELDLESAGHTVTKIAVSGNLDQLNKEVLDNRDQNWEVERTAIADVELPDQKVLESIKAKKSKTENEHRVIRKDKLHNDYSIEVNPDLVKADDLGFKSKFRLHYYLTVGREYLAQSETKNLENLLQSDQGSNSGSRVGNNNEFNTHDPESPKNRSRVWTPKARKRLIGRKVKILEILGIDRWLEPNQDFRGSDYGAIKLANMLTPDREFDLNNLTESEQVIVNTAIATRADLKDTLGITIHRKDSPILIVQRLLSCLGLRLTKVSRDKVNGKAGENVYQFKPDELEFAAIRSRVFDSWLDKDRESGSRVGNIEQFNTHDPVDTTDIVNLGDRNLEH; from the coding sequence ATGTTTAGTCAAGCTTTACGCCCTATAGAGGTTTTATCGCTCCCAGATTTTGAAGCTTTCAAAGCAAAAATGCGATCGCTATTTATCAGAGGATCGGGCATACATCCAGATTTATTTGAGCAATTTAGGTTTATCAGCGACATTGACACGAGTTACAGTGGCGAGTGGTCATCAGAGCTTTATGACATTTTAGGCTTTGACTATAAGCGGTTTAGACATTCTGCCAATGCCAATATGTACGCTTTACTTCTAGAGAATGAAGATAGATCGATCTGGCAAGTAGTTTTAAGCGATCCAAGCGATCCGAGGGGCTATAGGTACGTTACCCCTACAGGCAATGGTAACAAAGCATTTACCCCGCCTATCCCTGTATCAATCAGGCAGAAAATAAGCGATCGCTATGGTGTCGATGTACCTTTAACTCGGTCTTTCTGGGATTGGTATAACGATCATCGTGAGCTTAATTTAATAACCACTGAGGGCGGTAAAAAAAGTTTAGCAACTCTATCAGAGGGCATAGTAGCGATCGCAGTTTACGGGGCAAATTGCCTAAAGTCCCCTGATCTAATTCCCTACATAGGCGATCGCAATATCATCATCGCCCTGGATCAGGATACTAAGCTAAAAGCCAAAATAACCGTTAATCAAGGTAAGAGAGCAGGGGTAAGTTTTGCTAGAAAGCACGGGGCTAAATCTGTAAACATTGCAGTGTGGAACCCTAACCAAGGCAAGGGCTTAGACGACCTAAAAATACAGTCTGGGGTGGAAGTTTTAGAATCTGTCCTAAATAATGCGATCGCAGCTACCAGTAATCCTAGCGAGTGGCATCAACTCAGCCCCGACCTAGTTTTAAATCAGCGATGGTGCCAAAATATCGTAATCCCTGACAGTGCAAAACTGGTAGTTTTGCGATCGCCTATGTACACGGGCAAAACGGCGGGGTTTTTATTTGAGCAAGTGCAACGGGCAAAAGACAAAAATCAGAAAGTTCTAGTCATTACCCATAGGACTCAGCTAATTGAAGAGCTATGCAATAATTTCGGGTTAAGGACTAAGTATGAGTTAAGCACTGGTACAAAGTCTGAACAATCAGATAAGCGGTTAGAAGCCAATATTTACGGGTTGGGCTATGTTGTCGATAGCTTACATCCTGACAGTTCAGAGCCGTTCGATGCTACCCAGTGGCATGATGCGCTAATCATTATCGACGAGTGCGAACAGGTTTTAGCCCATACTTTTAACTCATCAACCGATATAGACAAACACCGCTTAGAAGTATTGGCACAAATTAAGCAGCTAATTGTTCAGACCGCTAATAGTGAGTACGGGCGGATCATTCTGTCTGATGCGGGGCTAACTCAACTCTCAATCGATTTTGTCCAGAAACAGCTAAGACAGCCAATGTCTCAGTATGTCGTGGTTAATCAATATAAATTCAGTGAGTCTGAGTCATGGAATATCAGCAGCTATCAAAATCCTATACAGGTATGGTCTAAGCTCTATGAGCGTTTAGATAGTGGCGATCACTTATTAATTCATACTGACAGCCAACAATTCAAGGGCAAACAGTCAGGGGTCAACATTGAGGCAATGCTTAATAAGAAGTATCCACACCTCAAAACCCTATTAATTGACTCTAAAACTATTGCTAACCCCGATCACCCCGCCTATCAAGCGATCGCTAGAGGATTAGATACAACCCTAGTTAATTACGACGTGGTCATTGCCACACCCGCCATAGAAACAGGGGTATCTATCAACCTAAAAGGGCATTTTAACGCCGTGTTTGGATTCTTTTGTGGGGTCAGTTCAGTAGATTCTACTCTACAGACACTCGCTAGGCTTAGAGATCCTGTCGATAGGTTTGTTTGGTTTGCCACTAGAGGGCTAGGATTTATCGCCAATGGGTCAGCGAAGTATCAAGAATTAATTAACCAAGCCACCCGTCAAACTGCTAAGAATATCTCCCTACTTAAAAATTTTGGAGACAGGGGCATAGACTTAAACCCTAACCTGATCGCCTTGGAGACTTGGGCAAAAATGTCAGCTAAGACTAATGCAGGATTAGCCAATTTTAGAAAATTCTGCGAACTAGATTTAGAATCTGCGGGGCATACCGTAACCAAAATCGCAGTATCAGGCAACCTCGATCAACTAAACAAAGAGGTTTTAGATAATCGTGATCAAAACTGGGAGGTAGAAAGGACTGCGATCGCTGATGTGGAATTACCAGATCAAAAAGTTTTAGAGTCAATTAAGGCTAAAAAGTCTAAGACTGAGAATGAGCATAGGGTTATCAGAAAGGACAAGTTACATAATGACTACAGTATTGAGGTTAACCCTGATTTAGTTAAAGCTGATGATTTAGGATTTAAATCTAAATTCAGACTTCATTACTATTTGACAGTGGGGAGAGAATATTTAGCCCAGTCTGAAACTAAAAACCTTGAGAATTTACTTCAATCAGATCAAGGGTCTAACTCTGGATCAAGGGTCGGTAATAATAATGAATTCAATACCCATGATCCAGAATCTCCAAAAAACAGATCAAGGGTATGGACTCCCAAGGCTAGAAAGCGGTTGATCGGGCGTAAAGTCAAGATACTTGAGATTTTAGGGATTGATAGGTGGTTAGAGCCTAATCAAGATTTTAGGGGTAGTGACTATGGGGCTATCAAACTAGCTAATATGCTTACCCCAGATCGAGAGTTCGATCTAAATAACCTTACTGAATCTGAGCAGGTAATAGTTAATACAGCGATCGCCACTAGAGCAGACTTAAAAGACACTTTAGGCATAACCATACACAGGAAAGACTCTCCTATCCTGATTGTCCAGAGGTTACTAAGCTGTCTAGGCTTACGACTAACCAAAGTCTCTAGGGATAAGGTTAACGGTAAAGCAGGGGAGAATGTTTATCAATTCAAACCAGACGAGCTTGAGTTTGCCGCTATTAGATCAAGGGTATTTGATTCTTGGTTAGACAAGGATCGAGAATCTGGATCAAGGGTCGGTAATATAGAACAATTTAATACCCATGATCCAGTCGATACGACTGACATTGTGAATTTAGGCGATCGCAACTTAGAACATTAA